In Kitasatospora sp. NBC_00240, the following are encoded in one genomic region:
- a CDS encoding VOC family protein — translation MSQDQQDQQDQYPQHPHTPPAAAVRLDHTVVHATDRQVSAEFLAEVLGLAVGAPFGPFLPVDLGNGVTLDYYQQRDQPIQSQHYAFLVPEDGFDAMIARLEALRVTYYANPNHTGPGQVNHLFGGRGAYFADPDGHNMEIITRTYARP, via the coding sequence ATGTCGCAGGACCAGCAGGACCAGCAGGACCAGTACCCGCAGCACCCGCACACGCCGCCCGCCGCGGCCGTCCGGCTCGACCACACCGTCGTCCACGCGACCGACCGGCAGGTGTCGGCCGAGTTCCTCGCGGAGGTCCTGGGGCTGGCGGTGGGTGCCCCGTTCGGGCCGTTCCTGCCCGTCGACCTGGGCAACGGCGTGACGCTCGACTACTACCAGCAGCGCGACCAGCCGATCCAGTCGCAGCACTACGCCTTCCTGGTGCCGGAGGACGGCTTCGACGCCATGATCGCGCGGTTGGAGGCGCTCCGGGTCACCTACTACGCCAACCCGAACCACACCGGGCCCGGCCAGGTCAACCACCTCTTCGGCGGTCGGGGTGCCTACTTCGCCGATCCGGACGGCCACAACATGGAGATCATCACTCGGACGTACGCCCGGCCCTGA
- a CDS encoding DUF3574 domain-containing protein: MQTKIWTGLLAGAALLATGAAVAPVAGAADVPVGPRDAYTRTELFFGTERPDGGAAVTAQEFEAFLDAEVTSRFPEGLTVEEGRGQYRDRFGVIERERSYHVVLLYPRGAARSSDVKIEEIRRRYDAAFQQEAVGRVDDSVRVAF, translated from the coding sequence ATGCAGACCAAGATCTGGACGGGCCTCCTCGCCGGGGCCGCCCTGCTCGCCACCGGCGCCGCCGTCGCCCCCGTGGCCGGGGCGGCGGACGTACCGGTCGGGCCGCGGGACGCCTACACCCGGACCGAGCTGTTCTTCGGCACCGAGCGGCCGGACGGCGGGGCGGCCGTCACCGCGCAGGAGTTCGAGGCGTTCCTGGACGCGGAGGTGACCTCGCGCTTCCCGGAGGGGCTGACGGTCGAGGAGGGCCGGGGGCAGTACCGGGACCGGTTCGGGGTGATCGAGCGTGAACGTTCCTACCACGTCGTCCTGTTGTACCCGCGGGGGGCGGCGCGGTCCTCGGACGTGAAGATCGAGGAGATCCGGCGGCGCTACGACGCGGCGTTCCAGCAGGAGGCGGTCGGCCGGGTGGACGACTCGGTGCGGGTGGCCTTCTGA
- a CDS encoding M48 family metallopeptidase — protein sequence MPTSHTSAPPEPSVCPACSAGLTTDVRYPAWCPGCEWNLSPVVVPATDLSESQRQAAAREWEAQADRLALARQRAEQVYGAVAAGAGPREDRTWIAAMVMAAIVHLVTAGLLVGSVALQFVDSWPLRVAGWLGLAFAFFLRPRFAGIPDSGSVLRRTDAPALYALADRVAAAVGSRPVDMIRVTDEFNASFNRVGLRRRSVLTLGLPLWEPLGDGQRLALLAHELGHDVNGDHRSGWWLGSAITTLTQWWYVTEPAGREEHGGVLASLVEVVANLAMAGVNWLIGLLLGVLERLSSRSGQGAEYRADAIAARIASTSETERLLRTLLLSGSAATVRARLRSLSGVRRSSHSAGVAGFWASFTAELAAVPAHETERLLRLSVRELSSVDSTHPPTYLRIRMLGHRPVPAPALVVAPEEAAAIEAELAPLRLRIARELLA from the coding sequence ATGCCCACCAGCCACACCTCGGCTCCCCCCGAGCCCTCCGTCTGTCCTGCCTGTTCCGCCGGCCTCACCACCGATGTGCGGTACCCGGCCTGGTGCCCGGGCTGCGAGTGGAACCTGTCGCCGGTGGTGGTGCCCGCCACCGACCTGTCCGAGTCGCAGCGGCAGGCGGCGGCGCGTGAGTGGGAGGCCCAGGCCGACCGGCTGGCGCTCGCGCGGCAACGGGCGGAGCAGGTGTACGGCGCGGTGGCCGCGGGTGCCGGGCCGCGGGAGGACCGGACCTGGATCGCGGCGATGGTCATGGCCGCGATCGTGCACCTGGTGACGGCGGGTCTGCTGGTCGGCTCGGTGGCGCTGCAGTTCGTCGACAGCTGGCCGCTGCGGGTGGCCGGTTGGCTCGGGCTCGCCTTCGCCTTCTTCCTGCGCCCCCGGTTCGCCGGCATCCCGGACAGCGGCAGCGTGCTCCGCCGGACGGACGCGCCCGCGCTGTACGCGCTGGCCGACCGGGTGGCGGCCGCCGTGGGCTCCCGGCCGGTCGACATGATCCGGGTGACGGACGAGTTCAACGCCTCCTTCAACCGGGTCGGCCTGCGCCGGCGCAGCGTGCTCACGCTCGGGCTGCCGCTCTGGGAGCCGCTCGGCGACGGGCAACGCCTCGCCCTGCTCGCGCACGAGCTCGGCCACGACGTCAACGGTGACCACCGCAGCGGGTGGTGGCTCGGGTCGGCGATCACCACCCTGACCCAGTGGTGGTACGTCACCGAGCCGGCGGGCCGGGAGGAACATGGCGGCGTGCTGGCGAGTCTGGTCGAGGTGGTCGCCAACCTGGCGATGGCGGGCGTCAACTGGCTCATCGGGCTGCTGCTCGGCGTGCTGGAGCGGCTCAGCAGCCGGTCCGGCCAGGGCGCCGAGTACCGCGCCGACGCGATCGCCGCCCGGATCGCCTCCACGTCCGAGACCGAGCGGCTGCTGCGGACGTTGCTGCTCTCCGGCAGCGCCGCGACGGTGCGGGCGCGGCTGCGAAGCCTCTCCGGGGTGCGGCGGTCCAGCCACTCGGCCGGGGTCGCCGGGTTCTGGGCGTCGTTCACCGCCGAGCTGGCCGCCGTGCCGGCGCACGAGACGGAGCGGCTGCTCAGGCTGTCCGTCCGGGAGTTGAGCAGCGTCGACAGCACGCATCCGCCGACCTACCTGCGGATCAGGATGCTCGGCCACCGGCCCGTCCCGGCGCCGGCGCTGGTCGTCGCCCCGGAGGAGGCCGCGGCGATCGAGGCGGAGCTGGCGCCGCTGCGCCTGCGGATCGCCCGCGAGTTGCTCGCCTGA
- a CDS encoding NUDIX hydrolase: MTGEPEPIARALLAAGVLFFDPDGLVLLVKPKYKDGWEVPGGHLLPGESPSAAAVREVAEELGVTTRLGPLLVVDWAPMGPEDRVLFLFDGGVPDREWRERLAPDGVEIGEAAFHPPSRLEELLPARLARRVRAAIAARTAGRTDHLEPGVRS, encoded by the coding sequence GTGACCGGGGAGCCGGAGCCGATCGCCCGGGCGCTGCTCGCCGCCGGGGTGCTGTTCTTCGACCCGGACGGCCTGGTCCTGCTGGTGAAGCCGAAGTACAAGGACGGCTGGGAGGTGCCGGGCGGCCATCTGCTGCCCGGGGAGTCGCCGTCGGCGGCCGCGGTGCGCGAGGTGGCGGAGGAGCTTGGGGTGACGACCCGGCTCGGGCCGCTGCTGGTGGTGGACTGGGCCCCGATGGGCCCCGAGGACCGGGTGCTCTTCCTCTTCGACGGGGGTGTGCCCGACCGGGAGTGGCGCGAGCGGCTGGCACCGGACGGCGTGGAGATCGGCGAGGCCGCGTTCCATCCGCCCTCCCGGCTGGAGGAGTTGCTGCCGGCCCGGCTGGCCCGGCGGGTCCGGGCCGCGATCGCGGCCCGGACGGCGGGGCGTACGGACCACCTGGAGCCCGGCGTCAGGAGCTGA
- a CDS encoding ABC transporter permease: MIPAWVYLLTASVASTAYSFDKLYPTEQARRSFGAGIAGNGSLRALYGPLHDAGTIGGLTAWRMGVLGATLAGLMSILLVVRHTRAEEEDGRLELIGAGAVGRPAPLTAALATVALADLLLAALITAALAVLGQPLAGSLALGLATGCCGLVFGAVAAVTAQLAETARAATGSASAVLGLAFVLRAAGDATDTAGPGRPGLLSPIGWAGQVRPFAADRWWILAVLLGAALALAGLAYALVARRDLGAGLIPQRPGPAVAAPSLSTHFALARRLHSGTLYGWCAGLAAAGAVFGAVAEGVASLAGDNASVADMLRRTGGSRGILDAYLGSIMGLLGMVAAGYAVQAVLRLRAEETGGRAEPVLATAVSRLAWAGGHLLFPLLGSAAVLALAGLTAGLTAGTVTGDLAGTTGRLLVAALVQLPAVWLTAAVTLLLHGLLPRWSAAGWGVLTLFVLIGWIGPVVQAAPWVLDLSPFTHLPHLPGDALAVRPLLLLTVFAAALAAAGLAGLRRRDFD; the protein is encoded by the coding sequence ATGATCCCCGCCTGGGTCTACCTGCTCACCGCCTCCGTCGCCTCCACCGCCTACTCCTTCGACAAGCTCTACCCCACCGAGCAGGCCCGCCGCAGCTTCGGCGCCGGCATCGCCGGGAACGGCTCGCTGCGCGCCCTCTACGGCCCGCTCCACGACGCCGGCACCATCGGCGGGCTCACCGCCTGGCGGATGGGCGTCCTCGGCGCCACGCTCGCCGGGCTGATGAGCATCCTGCTGGTGGTCCGCCACACCCGCGCCGAGGAGGAGGACGGCCGCCTCGAACTGATCGGCGCCGGCGCGGTCGGCCGCCCCGCGCCGCTCACCGCCGCCCTGGCCACCGTGGCCCTCGCCGACCTGCTCCTCGCCGCCCTGATCACGGCCGCGCTGGCCGTCCTGGGGCAGCCGCTCGCCGGCTCCCTCGCCCTCGGCCTGGCCACCGGCTGCTGCGGCCTGGTCTTCGGAGCGGTCGCCGCCGTCACCGCACAGCTCGCCGAGACCGCCCGCGCCGCCACCGGCTCCGCGAGCGCCGTCCTGGGCCTGGCCTTCGTCCTGCGCGCGGCCGGCGACGCCACCGACACCGCCGGCCCCGGCCGGCCGGGTCTGCTCTCCCCGATCGGCTGGGCCGGGCAGGTGCGCCCGTTCGCCGCGGACCGCTGGTGGATCCTCGCCGTCCTGCTCGGCGCCGCCCTGGCACTCGCGGGCCTCGCGTACGCACTGGTCGCCCGCCGCGACCTCGGCGCCGGCCTGATCCCCCAGCGCCCCGGCCCGGCCGTCGCCGCACCCTCGCTGAGCACGCACTTCGCCCTCGCCCGACGGCTGCACAGCGGCACCCTGTACGGCTGGTGCGCCGGCCTGGCGGCGGCCGGCGCCGTGTTCGGCGCTGTCGCCGAGGGCGTCGCGTCCCTGGCCGGGGACAACGCTTCCGTGGCGGACATGCTGCGCCGGACGGGCGGCTCACGCGGCATCCTGGACGCCTACCTGGGCAGCATCATGGGCCTGCTCGGCATGGTCGCCGCCGGCTACGCGGTCCAGGCCGTGCTCCGGCTGCGCGCCGAGGAGACCGGCGGCCGCGCCGAGCCCGTCCTCGCCACCGCCGTCTCCCGGCTCGCCTGGGCCGGCGGTCACCTGCTCTTCCCGCTGCTCGGCAGCGCCGCCGTGCTCGCGCTCGCCGGACTGACGGCCGGGCTCACCGCGGGCACCGTCACCGGCGACCTCGCCGGCACGACCGGGAGGCTCCTCGTCGCCGCCCTCGTCCAACTCCCCGCCGTCTGGCTGACGGCGGCCGTCACCCTGCTCCTCCACGGACTGCTGCCCCGGTGGAGCGCGGCGGGCTGGGGCGTCCTCACCCTCTTCGTTCTGATCGGCTGGATCGGCCCGGTCGTCCAGGCCGCCCCGTGGGTGCTCGACCTCTCGCCGTTCACCCACCTCCCGCACCTGCCGGGCGACGCCCTCGCGGTCCGGCCCCTGCTCCTGCTCACGGTGTTCGCCGCCGCCCTCGCCGCAGCCGGCCTGGCCGGCCTGCGCCGGCGGGACTTCGACTGA